One genomic window of Cercospora beticola chromosome 5, complete sequence includes the following:
- a CDS encoding uncharacterized protein (CAZy:AA3), with translation MARSLLTSLVLFSTACQSQVVPQYSRPGQLTGTAFGIPGVNAEYDYVIVGAGIAGSVVAARLTEHSNATVALIEAGGFYEFGNGNWSQIPAYSNRWIRQAPDMPQQLIDWGLRTEPQVNGRVIRYTQGKNLGGSSGRNQMLYHRGSEGSYDAWAEKVGDDAYRWENMLPFFKRTMQFSPNAERRPENTAAGVYDADAYSAEGGPLQVSLPAYVEPVSNYAPAVFEAMGLQRQPGSSSGRLDGYAWWQYTVDPETGLRSSAESSLLQQAFGRPSLTTYINAQARNIVFNDTKATGVNVTINGQYPFILSARKEVISAAGAWHSPQLLMVSGIGPRSTLESLNISVVSDLPGVGQHIHDSCSIGGPSYEIKAPEYEALRNSSSAERTWEANSLLLNNASGPLSTGGGGTVAWYKIPEAVRAQMSPNARAALEALPSDWPEVEFNIASSETALSVNATNKVMASVGVLLIAASSRGNLTIRSASNLDAPVINPNWLRDPIDQEVAVQGYKVARQALQSLDPSIRVGSEMFPGTNVTSDAQILEAVKSRIGAIHHAGGGCGMGKAGDPEAVVDSKGRVFGVQSLRVIDSSSFAFVPPGHTQGTTYAHAEKLVQDMLDEM, from the exons ATGGCACGTTCACTTTTGACGAGCCTTGTGCTGTTCTCTACTGCATGCCAAAGCCAAGTCGTCCCGCAATACTCTCGACCAGGGCAACTCACTGGTACAGCGTTTGGGATACCAGGTGTGAACGCCGAATATGACTATGTCATTGTTGGCGCTGGGATAGCAGGCTCTGTAGTCGCGGCCCGACTTACAGAACATAGCAACGCGACTGTGGCATTGATCGAAGCTGGTGGCTTCTATGAATTTGGCAATGGGAATTGGAGCCAGATTCCTGCTT ACTCCAACAGATGGATTCGACAAGCGCCGGACATGCCTCAGCAATTGATTGACTGGGGTTTGCGCACAGAGCCACAGGTG AATGGTCGCGTAATTCGTTACACCCAAGGCAAGAATCTTGGTGGCAGCAGTGGCCGCAATCAAATGCTCTATCATCGCGGGAGCGAAGGAAGCTACGACGCCTGGGCCGAGAAAGTAGGCGATGATGCCTACCGATGGGAGAACATGTTACCATTTTTCAAACGAACGATGCAGTTCTCCCCAAACGCAGAGCGGAGGCCAGAGAACACAGCCGCAGGAGTCTACGATGCGGACGCATATTCCGCCGAAGGAGGGCCCCTCCAGGTCAGCTTACCGGCATACGTGGAACCAGTCTCGAACTATGCGCCTGCAGTCTTCGAGGCCATGGGTCTGCAGAGGCAGCCTGGTTCCAGCAGTGGTAGGCTAGATGGCTACGCTTGGTGGCAGTATACCGTCGATCCAGAGACAGGGTTGCGCAGCTCAGCTGAGAGCTCTCTGCTCCAGCAAGCTTTTGGCCGACCATCATTGACAACTTACATCAATGCTCAAGCTCGCAATATCGTCTTCAATGATACCAAGGCCACCGGCGTGAACGTAACGATCAATGGCCAGTATCCTTTCATCCTTTCGGCCAGAAAAGAAGTTATcagtgctgctggagcatgG CACTCACCTCAGCTCCTCATGGTATCGGGCATCGGTCCCCGATCGACTCTCGAGAGCCTCAATATTTCTGTCGTCTCCGACTTGCCTGGAGTTGGACAACACATCCATGACTCTTGCTCAATAGGTGGTCCTTCTTACGAGATCAAGGCGCCGGAGTACGAAGCTCTTCGCAATAGCAGTAGTGCAGAGCGTACTTGGGAAGCCAACAGTCTCCTTCTGAACAACGCTTCAGGGCCCCTCTCGACCGGCGGTGGCGGAACCGTGGCTTGGTATAAAATTCCTGAAGCAGTCCGGGCACAAATGTCTCCAAATGCTCGTGCAGCGCTTGAGGCACTGCCATCCGACTGGCCGGAAGTGGAATTCAATATTGCAAGCAGTGAAACTGCGCTCAGTGTGAACGCGACCAACAAAGTCATGGCGTCGGTCGGCGTTCTTCTGATCGCTGCTTCCTCTCGGGGCAATCTGACGATTCGGTCCGCTTCTAACCTCGATGCTCCCGTCATCAATCCGAATTGGCTTCGCGACCCGATTGATCAAGAGGTTGCTGTGCAAGGATACAAAGTTGCGCGTCAGGCTCTTCAATCGTTGGACCCCAGCATTCGAGTGGGAAGCGAGATGTTCCCTGGCACGAACGTCACTTCCGATGCTCAAATCCTGGAGGCAGTGAAATCGAGGATTGGTGCAATCCATCACGCGGGAGGTGGAT GTGGCATGGGTAAGGCGGGAGATCCGGAGGCTGTTGTGGACTCCAAAGGTCGCGTGTTCGGGGTGCAGTCTCTGCGAGTTATCGACTCCTCGAGCTTCGCATTTGTGCCTCCGGGCCATACTCAAGGCACTACGTATGCTCACGCGGAGAAGCTGGTG